The Streptomyces capitiformicae genome contains the following window.
CTCGATGTCGACCACGTTGACGGAGTACGTGGCCAAGGTGTCGAACAGTCCGGCGGTGATGCCCGGCCGGTCCTTGCCGAAGATCTTGACGAGGAGAGTGGGCGTGTCAGAGGAGGTCTGCGAAGCGCTCATGATGCTCCCACCGTATCCGGCGCCTCATGCCTTTTGCCCCTGAGGTCCGCCCAGCGGACGGAGAACTCTGGGTTACCAGCGTCTGAAGCGCACCCGGACCACGCGCGACGCCCCGGAGCGCCTCCGGAAAACACACCTCTCCATGTGCCTCAACCCCTACGGGGCGGGGGCGGCGGAGAAGACGGCGGAGGCGTATCACCCGGCGGAGGCGTATCGCCCGGCGGTGGCGGTGGCGGTGGCGGTGGCGGCGCCGGCCAGGTACCCGACCCCGAGCCTGACCCTGATCCCGGCCGCTGCCCCGGCCGCCGAGGCGGCGGGAACGGCCTGTCCGCCGTGGGCACGCCGTACATGTCCGCAGGCCCCTGCTCCCCGGCCCGCCCGGCCGCCCCCCGTCCGTCCTCCCGCGGACCCCAGGATCCGCGAGACCCCCCGGGCCGCGGGGGCCCGCCATGCTCCCGCGACTCCCGAGGCCCCCGACTCTCCCCAGGCTTGCGCAACCCCTCCGGCAGCCGCAGATACGGATTCGTGTCCGGGTTCGGCGGCCGATAAGGCGTCCCCGGCGTATACGGCCCCGACCCGGAGCCCGCCGCATACGACTCCACGGCCCCCGCGGCCCCCGCGGCCCCCGTGTCCCCCCAGGCCAACGGCGCCGCCCGCCGCCCCGCCGCCCCCGTCGCGCAGGCCAGCAACGCCCCGGCGCCCCCCGCACCCGCACCCCACAACACACCCAGCACCAACGCCATCGCCGTCTGCCCGCGCAACTCGATGCCCGCGTCGAACGCGTCGATGCCGAACACGGCCAGCGAGGCGTCCACCGACACCTCCGTCGCCAGGACAAGCACCGGCAGTGCCACCGCCGTGGCGACCCCGAGCCGAAGTGCGCAGCGCCCGGCGAACCCGAGCGCACCCCCGCCCCGTACATCCGCACCGCCCGCACCCCCCGCAGCGGCGGCAGCGGATTCCCGTACGAAAGGCGTACGCACGGCGGTCAACACCCCCGCGTACAACATCATCAGAGCGGCCGCGACCCCCAACAGCCAGACTCGGCCGTCGAGTTCGGCGAGACGGCCGAGGGTGACGGGCTCGTCGGCGTTGACGCGCAGCAGCTCGTCGAGGGGGTCGGGCAGCACGGAGGCGAGGGCGCCGGTGGCCTTGCCGTCCCAGGGGACGAACAGGCCGATGGGGACGCCCAGCCAGACACCGTTGGGCGCTCCCAGCAGAGCCGCGCCCGCGATGCGCTTGGGGTGGGGGTCGCCGGACGCCGCGTAGGCCGCCGCCGCGAGCCCGGCCAGAACCGCCACCAACAGCACAGTGACCAGCGCGGACACGGCCGGCCGTACCACCCGGTGCACGGCTTCGAAACCGCGCGGCAGGGGAGTGCGGCGCGAGGCCAGCAGGGCGATGAGCAGCACGCCGACGCACCAGAGCAGGCCGCCGAGCAGAGTGGGCGCGGTGTCGACGGTGAAGCCCACCTCGGCGTTCGCGTCGGCGAGGTCTCCGAGCCGGTCCGGCAGCAGGCCGCCCCCGATGTCCCCGACATCGCCGAGCCCGGGGATCTCTATACCGCCCAGGTCCTCGCCCCCCGGCAGCTCATCGAGGCCCAGCTCGCTCCCGTCGAGGGTGATGACCGAGTGTCCGGCCCATGCCAGCCCGCCCATCAGCGCCACGAAGAGCCCGACCACCATGCCCGCGCGCACAAGGAGTTCGGCCGAGGAGACGACAACTCCCGCTCCCCGCAGGGACCGCAGGAAGAACCACGACAACAGGAGCGCCCCCACCAGGCTCACACCCAGTGGCGTGATCTCGATGGCGGTCGTCGTCTGGGCCCCTTCCAGGCCAAAGACGGACACATCCCCGGACGGTGTCACCGACCCACCCGCCCCGAGGGCCACAACCGCCGCCGTCATGGGCCCCAGTTCGCCCGCCGAGTCGGCTTCCAGCAGATGCAGACCGAGCGCCGCCGTACCCGCCATCCCGATCAACGCCCAGCTCACGGCGGCGATCGCGGAGAACAGGACCTCCCCCCACGGCACGCTCCTGCCATGACCGATGCCATGGCCAACGTTCTGTTTGCTCATGGTCGGACCCCCCGATCCGCATCGCGGCGTTGCACCGCTGATGTCCCCCTCGCGTGGGATTACCACTCTCCGGTCCGGTTTCACCCCCGTCAACGGGACCGGGCAAAGCCCCCGTACGTACTCTTCACAAGGCCCGACTTTCGGTCAGGGGGCCGAGCCTGAAATAGTTCCCCCCGATGTTCGACATCCCTAGACTCCCTGTGATGGGGGTAATTCGGGGGACAACTCAGTGGGGCATGGAGTGCCGGAACTCGTACTGGAATTGAACGGACAAACCTGGACGCTCGATCCGTCCAGGGCATACACCCTCGGACGTGATCCGCAGGGGGACATCGTGTTCGACGACGCCAGGGTGTCCTGGCGTCACGCCACGATCAGCTTCAGCGGCCGTAGTTGGGTGATCGAGGACCACGGCAGCACCAACGGCACCTTCGTGCAGGGCCAGCGGATCCACCAGTTGGAGATCGGCCCCGGCTCGGCCGTGCACCTCGGCAACGCGACCGACGGGCCGAGACTCAGCCTGTCCGGCGCCGCCGCGCAGCCGCAGCAGCAGCCGTACGCGGCCCAGGGCGCGAGCGCCGGATACGCCGCTCAACAGGCCCCGCAGCAGCAGGCGCCGCAGGCCGGCTGGCAACAACCGCAGCAGGCCCAAGTCCCGCATCAGCAGGGCTTCCCGCAGCAGGGCCCCGGTGGTGGCGCGGGGGCGCCGCCGGTCTACGGTGACCGCAGCCCGACCACATTCCACCAGCTGGCCCTCGGCCGCGTGATGCGCATCGGTCGTGCGCTGGAGAACGACCTGGTCGTCTCCGACCTCCAGGTCTCGCGCAACCACGCCGAGTTCCACGCGACGCCCGACGGGCGCTTCGAGATCCGCGACCTCGGCTCGCACAACGGCACGTTCGTCAACGGTATGCCGATCGCCAAGGGCGGCACGGCACTTCTCGGCCCGAACGACATCGTCGGCGTCGGCCACTCGACGTTCCGCATCGTCGGCGACCACCTCGAAGAGTTCGTCGACACCGGTGATGTCTCCTTCTCCGCACGCCACTTGACGGTCACCGTCGACGGCGGCAAGCAGATCCTGAAGGACGTCTCCTTCGGCGTCCCGGAGAAGTCGCTCATCGCGGTCATCGGCCCCTCCGGCTCCGGCAAGTCCACCCTGCTGAAGGCGCTCACGGGCTACCGCCCCGCCGACCAGGGCGACGTCCTCTACGACAACCGGAACCTGTACAAGCAGTTCGCCGAGCTGCGGCAGCGCATCGGTCTGGTCCCGCAGGACGACATCCTCCACAAGGAGCTGTCGGTCAAGAAGGCCCTCACCTACGCGGCCAAGCTCCGCTTCCCCGCGGACACCACG
Protein-coding sequences here:
- a CDS encoding streptophobe family protein, yielding MSKQNVGHGIGHGRSVPWGEVLFSAIAAVSWALIGMAGTAALGLHLLEADSAGELGPMTAAVVALGAGGSVTPSGDVSVFGLEGAQTTTAIEITPLGVSLVGALLLSWFFLRSLRGAGVVVSSAELLVRAGMVVGLFVALMGGLAWAGHSVITLDGSELGLDELPGGEDLGGIEIPGLGDVGDIGGGLLPDRLGDLADANAEVGFTVDTAPTLLGGLLWCVGVLLIALLASRRTPLPRGFEAVHRVVRPAVSALVTVLLVAVLAGLAAAAYAASGDPHPKRIAGAALLGAPNGVWLGVPIGLFVPWDGKATGALASVLPDPLDELLRVNADEPVTLGRLAELDGRVWLLGVAAALMMLYAGVLTAVRTPFVRESAAAAAGGAGGADVRGGGALGFAGRCALRLGVATAVALPVLVLATEVSVDASLAVFGIDAFDAGIELRGQTAMALVLGVLWGAGAGGAGALLACATGAAGRRAAPLAWGDTGAAGAAGAVESYAAGSGSGPYTPGTPYRPPNPDTNPYLRLPEGLRKPGESRGPRESREHGGPPRPGGSRGSWGPREDGRGAAGRAGEQGPADMYGVPTADRPFPPPRRPGQRPGSGSGSGSGTWPAPPPPPPPPPPGDTPPPGDTPPPSSPPPPPRRG